The region ATATCGAGCCAACAATATATTGAATGAGTTCCCGGTGAGGTTTCCGCAAGCTCTGAGGTAGTATCGAGCACAGATGATGTAGCAAACGAGGGCAATAATAGGGATAAGGTCGAATTCAGGACCCGACTTGCGTCTGGCATCCGGAGTAGGTGCCTTTACAATATAATCCGTGCAGTTACCTTGCTCTTCCCGACATCGAAAATAGTTGCTGGAGAAACGAATCAGCGAAATTCCAAACAAGGCCAACGCTAGCAACTTCAGGAAGATAGATTTACGTAACGTAGGCCACCGGAAGCGCACAATCTTGAATTGACTGTTCTTTTGTATGTTGTACACGGCGAGAATAAAGAATCCAATCAATACGTACGATAATACTTTCTGTTCCTGGATGatgaaactgtttgaaaagaatACGCAGGTGGTGAAGGTGAAGGAAATTCTTGTGACGAAGTTCTTCTTGTGGTTGTAATGACTGATGTTCTCAGTGATGTTGGTCCAGTTTTGAATGATCAGAAAACACAGAATTCCTATGGAGGCAATCGAGGCAAAGAAAATCGATCCATGTTCTGCCGATGACATATTCAAATCCTGATGAAAGAAGTACCCAGATGTTCCTGCCATAAAGCTTAGCACGATAATATAGTAAATCACTTGTCCGTTGAATATTTGTCCCAGTTGATGGGCGGTAGAGTAGGCAATCAGGATGAAAGTAGCAAAGCATGTCAAGAACGTCACTAAAAGGCCATGCGAGATCATCTGCGCATCAAATTTGACCCAGATCTCGCGACAACTTTCCAAAATATCCTTGAGGTAGAGGCGAAGATCCTTTGAAAAGCTCTGGAAAGCGGCCTCCGTGTAGACCGTATTGACCCGTTGGGTCAGCATGAGAAATTTGTTGTCGAAATCATCCAACTGATCTACCGTAAATGTTCCTCTATTGGATTCGGCGTACTGCTGAAAGTAGTTCTGTATTTGACGTGCATTTTGCCATAAATGCAACAGGGCTAATTGATATTTCAGAAATGTGTCCAGTTTTGTATCAGGAATTAACTGGAAGTTGATTTGTCCCAGGTTGGAATATGGAACTGGCACACCAAGTAGGGTGGAAAGAAGTGGTACCAAATCAATCTGTTGAATTTCCGTTACATGTTCATCATATCCTTGGGGTAGCAGTGGGGAGCCCTTcgaatacatgaaaaataacGCATCAACCTCATCTGAAGACTCTCCTCCATGATCCCCAGTTTGTGTCATTCCATGATCGCCTATCACAATCAAAGTGGTTTCATCATCCATCTGCTCTGTTACGTTTCGTATCAATACATCCATCTCGTTCAACTTTCGTGTCATCTCATCGTGCAGTGGTCCATAACGATGTCCACAGTGATCCACTCCCAGCAAATGCCCAACAATCACATCCCAATCCTTTTTAGCAATTTCACGCGGTAGGTACTTCTCCACCGCGCGATCAACCGTGTCTAAATCATGGATGTTGAAACTCGGGTAATCGTACTTCCGCTTAAACCGTCCCGGAAACAACTCCGTCCAAGTACTATCGCCTAAGAATACTGCCGTTTTGTTGTTTCTAGCCCATTGATCAACCACATTGTCCTCGTTAATTTCTGGCGAGGCAAAGTTAGACCCAATATCAATGAACGTCGGCAAACTTCCTGTCGTCATACCCTTCAACCGTTGCATCGTCGTAGTCGGTGGGTCAGCAACAAATTTCAGCTTTCGAGTGTGATCCGGGTAGAGATTCTGCAATTCCATTAAAACTGGCAGCTTATTTAGATACGGCAGCGGATGCTTCAAATCAGCATCAAATGTTCCAAAGTCGTATCGAAGGGCATCGATTACCAGCAGGATGACTTTACTTTTCTGAGGCAAGCAGATGCTAGCTGACTGATTTACATCTCGCAAGATTGAGGCCACTTTTTCAGAACCGTTGCAGGATCCCTAAAAATAAGAACTCTTATTAAATGATCAAACTATTATTATCTAATAAAGACATCGGATATTCTTTAGGGCCATTTTTTCATCTCTGTTACAGTAGTCTACAGAGGTATAAAATGTAAGCGTAACCCTACGGAAGAAATTGACCCTCAGTGATAAACCCAAATGTATAGATTAAGATAACACTAGCGGTTCAGGAAATTGTAATTGTCTCTACCTTATAATCCTTGTCATTTTCACATCGATAATCATCGTATAGGGTACAAACATTGTAATCCGTTTGCGCCATTCGAGTCAGCAGAAATCCCTTCGAAAACAGATGAATACCGGCTCCCAGAAGAAACGACAGCCACATGAACACAAATACAAAACTCCACGATTTAGCCACTGCCATTTTTACGCCAATACTCCTTTCAATCTTCTTATACCTAGACCTTATCAATCTAATTTATCCAAATCTAAACGCGTTC is a window of Armigeres subalbatus isolate Guangzhou_Male unplaced genomic scaffold, GZ_Asu_2 Contig623, whole genome shotgun sequence DNA encoding:
- the LOC134204490 gene encoding GPI ethanolamine phosphate transferase 3-like; translated protein: MAVAKSWSFVFVFMWLSFLLGAGIHLFSKGFLLTRMAQTDYNVCTLYDDYRCENDKDYKGSCNGSEKVASILRDVNQSASICLPQKSKVILLVIDALRYDFGTFDADLKHPLPYLNKLPVLMELQNLYPDHTRKLKFVADPPTTTMQRLKGMTTGSLPTFIDIGSNFASPEINEDNVVDQWARNNKTAVFLGDSTWTELFPGRFKRKYDYPSFNIHDLDTVDRAVEKYLPREIAKKDWDVIVGHLLGVDHCGHRYGPLHDEMTRKLNEMDVLIRNVTEQMDDETTLIVIGDHGMTQTGDHGGESSDEVDALFFMYSKGSPLLPQGYDEHVTEIQQIDLVPLLSTLLGVPVPYSNLGQINFQLIPDTKLDTFLKYQLALLHLWQNARQIQNYFQQYAESNRGTFTVDQLDDFDNKFLMLTQRVNTVYTEAAFQSFSKDLRLYLKDILESCREIWVKFDAQMISHGLLVTFLTCFATFILIAYSTAHQLGQIFNGQVIYYIIVLSFMAGTSGYFFHQDLNMSSAEHGSIFFASIASIGILCFLIIQNWTNITENISHYNHKKNFVTRISFTFTTCVFFSNSFIIQEQKVLSYVLIGFFILAVYNIQKNSQFKIVRFRWPTLRKSIFLKLLALALFGISLIRFSSNYFRCREEQGNCTDYIVKAPTPDARRKSGPEFDLIPIIALVCYIICARYYLRACGNLTGNSFNILLARYGPPLGVICACGHFTLAMNNTKGVPQIHVDAFAWTVYVLLVIQIITILIRPLMIFILPKKKEMMNILYGDQSNPAPEIYRQLRDSYNSKTTSTVSDEVPIVCGLATVYSSVFISIGVFIVILLALLLGSNGTAGLVITLVVTISYGIITSILQYENSTNLLTCLQPTFTTLLAWIILMQFGFYATSHQPTMSQIDWNAAFVGRSWYYDNNNILSAALVLLNSFSVTFLLSTMYPLIIFTPFCVYTMWPLLAQKIYQKTPGTKRNAKGSSRKTEAGTVEYRSVTVNKQDDNNEDAGVEESERSSKRAIDFDVTKGEINLYENEKLFVGTAFKTGCQLLLIQGIRIFCAMFACTLHCRHLMVWKIFAPRFIYEGIGSYVAFIGLNLGFLLLLRVHRAVNNLISQINKER